The genomic interval CACGCTCGCTTTCGCCGTGCAGGCAGCCGGTCTGGTTGACGTCCTCAACAGCCCGGGTCCGTTCACCGTTTACGCGCCGCTCGACAGTGCCTTCGAAGCTATACCCGAGCCAGTCCTGTCGGCCATCATTGCCAACGTCGATTTGCTGACCGCGGTGCTGACCTACCATGTGACGCCCGGCGAGAGCCGTCGTCTCGACCCGCGCCGCGTAAAGCGTTCGCGTGAAGTGGGTACCGTCGTAGGTCAGACCGTGTTCTACAACCGCTCCGACAGTGGCCCGCAGATCAACCAGTCCAACGTTGCCTGCACACCGGTGCGCACCAGCAACGGCACTGTGTGGCTGATCGACAGCGTGCTGCTGCCACAGTTCTGACCGATCTTCCAAGGGTAGACCTTGATTGCCGGTGTGCAGGATGCACGCCGGCTTTTTTTTGGGGCCATTGCATTGGCGGGCGACTTGCCCTGCGACAA from Gammaproteobacteria bacterium carries:
- a CDS encoding fasciclin domain-containing protein, with translation MRFREILLSTAAAMVLSLAGNAYADDDDDGDDDDDGGGNAYAQCLRTDPIRFDGTIVEAALATPELSTLAFAVQAAGLVDVLNSPGPFTVYAPLDSAFEAIPEPVLSAIIANVDLLTAVLTYHVTPGESRRLDPRRVKRSREVGTVVGQTVFYNRSDSGPQINQSNVACTPVRTSNGTVWLIDSVLLPQF